In Paenibacillus hexagrammi, the following are encoded in one genomic region:
- a CDS encoding ABC transporter substrate-binding protein: MKSLKLNMLMMVSFSLLFLWALTGYVLLNQDMMDASSSPKPADTVKVLVRTGTESAALRQIALPFEKETGVKVEFIEVARDSYFTAVGTQLFAGSNTFDVVLMPSTSIAQFASAKAIIPLDSYLEASGDTTKGGLDIDDFFSVYRYNGSIYALPTDISTHFLYYRKDLIPTPPETWDELYEMASHYSSHVQKDSPTRWGLAMPAVVPEEREKIFDSILWSFGGDIMGDDGQVQFDSKESIRSGEYLESLVRDQLVPSDLMSWDFSRTRDGLLNGDIAMAAPYWNSAYPAIKMSHSSIKNNIAIALIPGIRDQSGTVHRMPFQHGWTLAINASSTNPAGAWRFLEFATGKEGGMIYARNGGIPARRSILSSPAFRDREDFALILESMKMAKSEPSLIYYPAMVSVEEDALAKIMTLFASPADAFQEAAVQLRNLSAHISIQSVKRSEESP, translated from the coding sequence ATGAAATCCTTGAAACTGAACATGTTGATGATGGTATCGTTTTCACTGCTGTTCCTATGGGCTCTTACGGGTTACGTGCTATTGAACCAAGATATGATGGATGCTTCTAGCTCTCCTAAGCCTGCGGATACGGTTAAGGTTCTTGTCCGGACGGGGACGGAGTCTGCTGCGCTGCGTCAGATTGCTCTGCCTTTTGAGAAGGAGACAGGTGTGAAGGTGGAATTCATTGAAGTTGCCAGAGACAGCTATTTTACTGCAGTCGGCACACAGCTCTTTGCAGGCTCGAACACGTTTGACGTCGTTTTGATGCCGAGTACGTCGATTGCCCAATTTGCTTCTGCCAAAGCCATAATACCGCTGGACTCTTATTTGGAAGCAAGCGGCGACACCACCAAAGGCGGTTTGGATATCGACGATTTTTTCTCCGTCTACCGATATAACGGAAGCATTTACGCGCTGCCCACCGATATCAGCACCCATTTTCTATATTACCGTAAAGATTTAATCCCAACTCCCCCGGAGACCTGGGATGAGCTGTATGAGATGGCATCCCATTATTCTTCCCACGTGCAAAAGGATTCGCCTACACGCTGGGGGCTGGCGATGCCCGCGGTTGTCCCGGAGGAACGCGAGAAAATTTTTGATTCTATTCTCTGGTCGTTCGGCGGGGACATTATGGGGGATGACGGGCAGGTCCAGTTCGATTCCAAGGAGTCCATACGAAGCGGAGAGTACCTGGAGTCCTTGGTTCGCGATCAGCTTGTTCCAAGCGATCTGATGTCTTGGGATTTTTCTAGGACCCGTGATGGACTATTAAACGGAGATATTGCAATGGCGGCGCCTTATTGGAATTCGGCGTATCCGGCTATCAAGATGAGCCATTCATCTATCAAAAATAACATCGCCATTGCCCTGATTCCCGGCATTCGGGATCAAAGCGGCACGGTTCACAGAATGCCGTTTCAACACGGGTGGACGCTTGCGATTAATGCAAGCTCGACGAATCCTGCGGGCGCTTGGAGGTTTTTGGAGTTTGCCACAGGCAAGGAGGGCGGGATGATTTATGCCCGTAATGGCGGCATTCCGGCGAGACGATCGATATTAAGCAGTCCTGCTTTCCGAGATCGGGAAGACTTTGCGCTAATTCTGGAGAGCATGAAGATGGCCAAGAGCGAGCCTTCGCTCATCTACTATCCTGCGATGGTGAGCGTGGAGGAGGATGCGCTGGCCAAAATTATGACCTTGTTTGCGAGTCCGGCGGATGCCTTTCAGGAAGCGGCTGTGCAGCTTCGCAATCTGTCAGCGCATATATCGATACAAAGTGTGAAAAGATCGGAGGAGAGTCCATGA
- a CDS encoding response regulator transcription factor, translated as MSARTYRAIIIDDEAWIRDGLSKHIGWERLGIELVQIFEDGQDALSFLLENPVHIVLSDIRMPNMTGLELVATVREEAKQRKHLSDMKVIFLSGFGDFKYAQEALRLGAVDYLLKPTDVEEIEEALAKAAALVGNTNDITNNRTSTSMSSTNTNGTSSLEIADLIEEPASYLIKKALGMMAATFTEDIHLSEIADELCVTPNYLSRLFRQETGKSFSDLLSDLRMEKATELLRTSTLKIYQIGDAVGYPNARYFSEWFQKQTGMSPGDYRKQHVL; from the coding sequence ATGAGTGCACGAACCTATAGGGCTATTATTATTGATGACGAGGCTTGGATTCGGGATGGTCTTAGTAAGCATATTGGCTGGGAGCGGCTTGGCATCGAGTTGGTCCAAATTTTTGAAGATGGGCAGGACGCCTTGTCGTTTCTCTTAGAGAATCCGGTGCATATTGTGCTGTCCGACATCCGCATGCCGAATATGACTGGCTTGGAGCTGGTCGCAACCGTGCGTGAGGAGGCCAAGCAGCGCAAGCATTTGTCCGATATGAAGGTCATTTTTCTAAGCGGATTCGGCGATTTCAAATATGCGCAGGAGGCGCTGCGCTTGGGGGCTGTCGATTATCTGCTGAAGCCTACGGATGTCGAAGAAATCGAGGAAGCGCTGGCCAAGGCGGCGGCTTTGGTGGGGAACACCAACGACATAACCAATAATCGCACCAGTACCAGTATGAGCAGCACCAACACCAACGGTACGAGCAGCTTAGAGATCGCCGATCTCATAGAAGAACCAGCTTCATATCTGATCAAAAAAGCGCTTGGCATGATGGCGGCCACATTCACGGAGGATATCCATCTCTCCGAAATTGCCGATGAGCTGTGTGTAACGCCCAATTATCTAAGCCGTCTGTTCCGGCAGGAAACCGGCAAATCCTTCAGCGATTTGCTATCCGATCTGCGGATGGAAAAAGCAACGGAGCTGCTCCGTACGAGCACACTCAAAATTTACCAGATCGGCGACGCGGTTGGCTATCCGAATGCGCGTTATTTCAGCGAATGGTTCCAGAAACAGACAGGCATGTCTCCGGGGGATTACCGTAAGCAGCATGTCTTGTAA
- a CDS encoding ABC transporter substrate-binding protein: MKRQLTVLVSIVTLTSLVLSACGSSTSAPPASETQAPGTPAPAQSTQAPAETAKPAAGSGKVEIFSWWTGAGEEAGLQGLIKLFKEKHPDIEVINAAVAGGAGTNAKAVLASRMQGGDPPSAFQVHGGAELNTGWVAAGKVSPLNDLYDQEGWKDKFPKDLIDMVSKDGNIYSVPVNIHRGNVIFYNKKLFDSNNVKAPTTFDEFFAAADALKAKGVTPLALGDKEPWAATMLFEDVLLGKLGPDDYNKLWTGELPFDDAKVKESLEIFKKMLTYVNKDHAARNWQDAAQLVAKGEAAMNVMGDWAKGYFTTDLKLKPNEDFGWVTTPNTNGDFMVITDTFALPKDSKDQASAKEWLKVLGSVEGQDVFNPLKGSIPARIDADPSKYDVYGKATIEDFKKSKLTPSLAHGSAAIEGFATQTNQIINIFVTQGNVDQALKSLKQAADANGIKK; encoded by the coding sequence GTGAAACGTCAACTTACAGTATTGGTCTCAATTGTCACCCTCACGAGTTTGGTTTTATCCGCATGCGGAAGCTCCACGTCAGCTCCGCCCGCCAGTGAAACACAAGCGCCCGGCACACCTGCGCCTGCGCAGAGCACACAAGCTCCAGCTGAGACAGCGAAGCCCGCTGCGGGCAGCGGCAAGGTAGAAATCTTCAGCTGGTGGACGGGAGCCGGCGAAGAGGCTGGCTTGCAGGGCTTGATCAAGCTGTTCAAGGAGAAGCATCCGGACATCGAAGTCATTAACGCAGCTGTGGCAGGGGGAGCAGGAACGAACGCCAAAGCCGTACTGGCCAGCCGCATGCAGGGCGGCGACCCGCCTTCCGCATTCCAGGTGCATGGTGGCGCGGAGCTGAATACAGGCTGGGTAGCGGCAGGCAAAGTCAGCCCGCTTAACGACTTGTATGATCAAGAAGGCTGGAAGGATAAGTTTCCGAAGGACCTGATCGATATGGTCAGCAAGGACGGCAATATATATTCCGTTCCGGTCAATATTCACCGGGGGAACGTGATTTTCTACAACAAGAAGCTGTTTGACAGCAACAATGTGAAAGCCCCGACGACTTTTGATGAATTCTTCGCGGCGGCCGATGCCCTCAAGGCGAAAGGCGTTACGCCTCTGGCGCTCGGTGATAAGGAGCCGTGGGCGGCGACGATGTTGTTTGAAGATGTGCTGCTAGGCAAGCTTGGACCAGATGATTATAACAAGCTGTGGACGGGTGAGCTTCCGTTTGACGATGCGAAAGTGAAGGAATCGCTGGAGATTTTCAAGAAAATGCTGACCTACGTCAATAAAGATCACGCTGCCCGTAACTGGCAGGATGCCGCACAGCTGGTTGCCAAAGGGGAAGCGGCGATGAACGTAATGGGAGATTGGGCGAAAGGCTACTTCACGACCGATCTGAAGCTCAAGCCGAATGAAGATTTCGGCTGGGTGACGACGCCGAATACGAACGGAGACTTCATGGTTATCACCGATACTTTCGCCCTGCCTAAGGATTCCAAGGATCAAGCAAGTGCAAAAGAATGGCTCAAGGTGCTGGGCTCAGTGGAAGGCCAGGACGTGTTCAACCCGCTTAAGGGCTCGATTCCTGCGCGCATTGATGCAGATCCGTCCAAATATGACGTATATGGCAAGGCAACGATTGAAGACTTTAAAAAGAGCAAGCTGACGCCAAGCTTGGCGCACGGCTCCGCAGCAATTGAGGGCTTTGCAACGCAAACGAACCAAATTATCAACATTTTTGTTACACAGGGCAATGTGGATCAGGCTTTGAAATCGCTGAAACAAGCTGCAGATGCGAACGGCATTAAAAAATAA
- a CDS encoding carbohydrate ABC transporter permease yields the protein MTLQRFNRSLLYVLLVVLAIVYLIPVYVLIVTSVKDLSEVTIDRMWELPSHLSFYGYKEAFHKLIPNLTNSFLLAVPATLLSALLGSMNGYILSKWQFRGSHVLFTCMLFGMFIPYQSILIPLIQFLQSIHLYNSIPGLILVHVAYGLPICTLMFRNFYVGVPAEVLEAAKIDGNGFFGIYRHVILPLSVTGFVVVAIWQFTSVWNEFLFAVTLTTQKQQPIMVALQNLSGSQIVQWNVQMAGALMAAFPTLLIYISLSRFFIRGLLAGSIKG from the coding sequence ATGACCTTACAGCGCTTCAACCGCTCTCTGCTCTACGTGCTCCTGGTCGTACTGGCCATCGTCTATCTGATCCCGGTCTACGTGCTGATCGTGACCAGCGTGAAAGACTTAAGCGAAGTAACGATCGATCGAATGTGGGAGCTTCCCAGCCATCTCAGCTTTTATGGGTACAAGGAAGCGTTCCATAAGCTGATTCCGAACTTAACGAACAGCTTTTTGCTGGCTGTGCCCGCTACGCTGTTATCAGCGCTGCTCGGCTCGATGAACGGATACATTTTGTCCAAATGGCAGTTCCGAGGCTCCCATGTCTTGTTCACCTGCATGCTGTTCGGGATGTTTATCCCGTACCAAAGCATCCTGATTCCGCTGATTCAATTTTTGCAATCCATTCATCTGTATAATTCCATTCCGGGACTGATTCTGGTGCACGTAGCCTACGGACTCCCGATTTGCACGCTGATGTTCCGCAACTTCTATGTCGGCGTGCCTGCGGAAGTGCTCGAGGCGGCTAAGATTGACGGGAACGGCTTCTTCGGCATTTACCGCCATGTCATTCTGCCTTTATCCGTAACCGGGTTTGTCGTGGTTGCGATTTGGCAGTTCACCAGCGTGTGGAACGAATTTTTGTTTGCTGTGACGCTTACGACCCAGAAGCAGCAGCCGATTATGGTGGCCTTGCAAAATTTGTCCGGCAGCCAAATCGTACAGTGGAACGTGCAGATGGCCGGCGCGCTGATGGCTGCATTTCCGACACTGCTTATTTATATCTCGCTCAGCCGTTTTTTCATCCGAGGTCTGTTGGCGGGTTCAATCAAAGGTTAA
- a CDS encoding GH92 family glycosyl hydrolase, which translates to MTSGVDGNIPFQGIPGNVSDKVVQVTARGENTPNEIAINLTDANTNSKWLDFNKTSWAQFKFDQPRTIVKYALTSANDAAGRDPKNWTLQGSNNGTDWTVLDTRTNQSFSGRFATNVYDFANTTAYLYYKLDITLNNGENIIQLAEVQLSDGIELPPPPPADMKSDVSSGPTGLYAAKNGVGWSGLKAMTLAGRNLTSGRTYSYNKIYDVDVNVTPDTELSYYIAPQFTSTTETDYTSTYSAVDLAFSDGTYLHDLGAKDQHGFKLDPASQGESKSLYNNQWNYIKSRIGEVAAGKTIKRILLAYDNPFAEAGAAFKATVDDIRIDGSPASGMHDRLSDYVNILRGTQSNGAFSRGNNVPAVAVPHGFNFWAPMTDAGSGSWIYTYNERNTANNLPVIQAFALNHEPSPWMGDRQTFQVMPSNAVGVPSANRTDRQLEFRHSNEIAKAHYYGVTFENGMKTEFTPTDHAAMFRFTFTGNESNLIFDNQSNSGGITLNADGTIQGYSDQKSGNSNGATRMFFYATFDKPVTASGNPSKNGGGSNVSRYYKFDTTQDKVVNMKIATSLIGVDQAKKNLEQEISAADTFDTVKERAQMKWDQLLGTIQVEGATEDQLVTLYSNMYRLFLYPNSASENTGTLEAPVYKHADQTPLTTCSTSTATQTCAKVVDGKSYVNNGFWDTYRTTWPAYTLLTPTMTGELIDGFVQQYKDGGWISRWSSPGYANIMVGTSADVAFADAYLKGVTNFDVKSFYQAALKDASVNPPNGNVGRKGMNTSVFKGYTSYSDTGEAMSWAMDGYINDFGIANLAKALADKQDSTDPYTNNYAADYEYYINRAQNYVHMFNPNIGFFNGRDADGGWHNTPDTFNPLNWGGGSGDYTETNAWNMAFHVPHDGQGLANLYGGKEQLANKLDEFFSSPETAQHPGTYGGLIHEMREARDVRMGNYGHSNQPSHHIIYMYDYAGQPSKAQALVREALSRLYVGSEIGQGYAGDEDNGEMSAWYIFSALGFYPLQMGSPEYAVGSPLFKKATINLENGKKIVINAPNNSMDNKYVQSLKINGSDYSKTYINHADLANGAVLDFDMGPNPSSWGSGSDDAPVSITKGSDVARPYRDKTDKLIAQNAGKVTDSAGTTAAVLGNMFDNNSGTSGAMASATPWLQYDFTKSKEKANMYTLTSSSGNANTDPASWALKGSNDGQNWTVLDERTNEAFSWRGQTRAFAIHTAGEYSSYRLEITANGGGASTSLAEVELLGSDLSDQDSVAKAIDALDLGDTQHVTVALSLPTVGMEGTSITWESSDTAILNQSGKVVSRPEIGQPDKVVTLTATVQKGAVTQNKAFTVIVKAKTSVEAPYEAGTDFVNGFEPTDTPMTWNNARIASKNVGEFCCGIGGMESKVGVTDTDKENALLYSGNALYASENYTYSQIFDAAFDIKPSTVLSYQILPEGPNAPSSTSTIRKTSAYAAVDLLFTDGSYLHDLNAIDQNGIPLTPLGQGQGGKLQLDAWNEVSANIGAVAAGKIVDKILFSFNATGQTGYFRGYVDDIQIRHEQSASQAPTAALDGISQTTPGQTFDLTYALSSVTNATYFAQDITVNYDADKLEYVNASSLNEQFFVLDQIQTPGQVRIITANPGGATADEALMKLTFKVKGLTESGSATVSLSKIIAADSSGAESEIAGGAHTILIKSADKTALAALILQVQSKHDAAVEGTRNGQYPIGSKALLQAAIDQAAAVAADEAASQEDVDQAVTALNTALQTFVSSVNTKTPGDVNGDDRYSVGDLALVAANYGKDSTDSNWQQMKAMDINGDGVINLLDLAAVASKILDVE; encoded by the coding sequence ATGACGTCCGGAGTCGACGGGAATATCCCCTTTCAGGGAATTCCAGGCAATGTGTCCGATAAGGTTGTTCAAGTAACGGCACGCGGGGAAAATACGCCCAATGAGATTGCCATCAACTTGACAGATGCGAATACGAACTCCAAGTGGCTGGATTTTAATAAAACGAGCTGGGCGCAGTTTAAGTTCGATCAGCCTAGAACCATTGTCAAGTATGCGCTAACCTCGGCGAATGATGCGGCAGGCCGTGATCCTAAGAACTGGACCCTGCAGGGCTCGAATAACGGTACGGATTGGACCGTGCTGGATACGAGAACGAACCAATCCTTCAGCGGCAGGTTTGCCACGAATGTGTATGATTTTGCGAACACGACAGCTTATTTGTATTACAAGCTCGATATTACTTTAAACAACGGAGAGAATATCATTCAGCTGGCTGAAGTTCAGTTGTCCGACGGCATTGAGCTGCCTCCTCCTCCGCCTGCGGATATGAAGTCGGATGTATCAAGTGGCCCTACTGGCTTATATGCTGCCAAAAACGGGGTTGGCTGGAGCGGTCTTAAGGCAATGACTCTTGCAGGGAGGAATTTGACCAGCGGCAGAACCTATTCTTATAACAAAATCTATGATGTCGATGTTAACGTTACTCCCGATACGGAGCTGTCTTATTACATAGCCCCGCAGTTCACAAGTACAACGGAAACCGATTATACGAGCACGTATTCCGCGGTCGACTTGGCATTCTCGGATGGTACGTACCTCCACGATCTGGGAGCTAAGGATCAGCATGGCTTCAAGCTGGACCCTGCTTCCCAAGGCGAGTCCAAGTCTTTGTACAACAATCAATGGAATTATATCAAATCCCGAATCGGTGAAGTAGCAGCGGGTAAAACGATCAAACGCATCCTGCTCGCCTACGATAATCCGTTTGCGGAAGCAGGAGCGGCGTTCAAAGCAACTGTAGATGATATTCGAATCGATGGAAGCCCTGCTTCTGGGATGCATGACAGACTTTCAGATTACGTGAACATCTTGCGGGGGACACAGTCTAACGGCGCCTTCTCCAGAGGAAATAACGTACCGGCCGTGGCCGTGCCGCATGGCTTCAATTTCTGGGCGCCGATGACGGATGCGGGCTCCGGGTCTTGGATCTATACCTACAACGAGAGGAATACGGCGAACAACCTGCCTGTGATTCAAGCCTTTGCCTTGAACCACGAGCCCAGCCCATGGATGGGCGATCGGCAGACCTTCCAGGTGATGCCTTCCAATGCAGTTGGAGTTCCAAGTGCCAATCGTACGGACCGCCAGCTGGAATTCCGTCATTCGAACGAGATCGCCAAGGCCCATTATTACGGCGTTACGTTTGAGAATGGAATGAAAACAGAATTTACACCTACCGATCATGCGGCGATGTTCCGTTTTACGTTTACAGGCAATGAATCCAACCTGATCTTCGACAATCAGAGCAACAGCGGGGGCATTACGCTGAACGCCGACGGCACCATACAAGGCTATTCGGATCAAAAGAGCGGAAACTCCAACGGCGCCACGCGAATGTTCTTTTATGCGACCTTCGACAAGCCGGTAACAGCCAGCGGCAATCCGTCCAAGAACGGCGGCGGCTCGAACGTGTCCCGTTACTACAAATTTGATACGACTCAGGATAAAGTCGTGAACATGAAGATCGCTACGTCGCTGATCGGCGTCGATCAGGCGAAGAAAAATCTCGAGCAGGAAATTTCCGCAGCTGATACGTTTGATACCGTGAAGGAACGGGCGCAGATGAAGTGGGATCAACTGTTGGGAACCATTCAAGTAGAAGGAGCGACAGAGGATCAGCTGGTAACGTTGTACTCCAATATGTACCGGTTGTTCTTGTATCCGAACTCCGCATCCGAGAATACGGGTACGCTTGAGGCGCCTGTGTATAAGCATGCGGATCAGACTCCGCTTACAACTTGCTCTACCAGTACGGCTACTCAAACCTGTGCGAAAGTTGTAGACGGAAAGTCTTACGTGAACAACGGGTTCTGGGATACGTACCGGACGACCTGGCCGGCATACACTTTGCTGACGCCTACGATGACGGGAGAGCTGATTGACGGCTTCGTTCAGCAGTACAAGGATGGGGGCTGGATTTCCAGATGGTCGTCGCCGGGCTATGCCAACATCATGGTAGGCACCAGCGCGGATGTAGCTTTTGCGGATGCCTACTTGAAAGGTGTTACCAATTTTGATGTGAAAAGCTTCTATCAAGCCGCCCTTAAGGATGCTTCAGTGAACCCGCCTAATGGCAACGTAGGCCGTAAAGGGATGAATACTTCTGTATTCAAAGGATACACCAGCTACAGCGATACCGGCGAAGCGATGTCCTGGGCGATGGATGGCTATATCAACGACTTTGGAATTGCCAATCTGGCCAAAGCGTTGGCTGATAAACAGGATAGCACCGACCCTTATACCAACAATTACGCAGCCGATTACGAGTATTACATCAACCGCGCGCAAAACTATGTCCATATGTTCAACCCGAATATCGGCTTCTTCAATGGACGTGATGCAGACGGCGGATGGCATAACACGCCAGATACCTTTAACCCTCTTAACTGGGGCGGCGGCTCCGGCGATTACACAGAAACCAATGCCTGGAACATGGCCTTCCATGTGCCGCATGACGGTCAGGGCCTAGCGAATTTATACGGCGGCAAAGAGCAGCTGGCAAATAAGCTGGATGAATTCTTCAGCTCACCGGAAACAGCGCAGCACCCGGGAACTTACGGCGGACTGATTCATGAAATGAGAGAAGCCAGAGACGTGAGAATGGGCAATTACGGTCACAGCAATCAGCCTTCTCACCATATTATTTACATGTACGATTATGCAGGCCAGCCTTCCAAAGCACAGGCCTTGGTGCGAGAAGCGCTGAGCAGACTGTATGTCGGCAGTGAAATCGGTCAGGGCTATGCCGGTGACGAAGATAACGGCGAAATGTCCGCATGGTATATTTTCAGTGCATTAGGATTTTATCCGCTGCAAATGGGCAGTCCGGAGTATGCAGTCGGATCGCCGTTATTTAAGAAAGCGACCATTAACCTGGAGAACGGCAAGAAGATTGTCATTAACGCTCCGAATAACAGCATGGATAATAAATACGTGCAAAGTCTGAAAATCAATGGCTCTGACTATTCCAAAACCTACATCAACCATGCCGATCTTGCGAATGGAGCTGTGCTGGATTTTGATATGGGACCTAATCCGTCCTCATGGGGAAGCGGTAGCGATGACGCTCCGGTTTCGATCACGAAAGGATCGGATGTAGCAAGACCGTATCGGGACAAAACCGATAAGCTGATCGCCCAAAACGCCGGAAAAGTAACGGATAGCGCGGGAACGACTGCTGCGGTTCTGGGCAATATGTTCGACAACAATTCGGGTACATCCGGAGCTATGGCAAGTGCGACTCCTTGGCTCCAGTATGATTTTACAAAAAGCAAAGAAAAAGCCAACATGTATACGCTGACCTCTTCATCCGGGAACGCCAACACGGATCCAGCAAGCTGGGCGCTGAAAGGCTCCAATGACGGACAGAACTGGACGGTACTGGATGAGAGAACGAATGAAGCTTTCAGCTGGCGCGGGCAAACGAGGGCATTTGCCATTCATACGGCAGGAGAATACAGCAGCTACAGGCTGGAAATCACTGCGAACGGTGGAGGCGCATCGACCTCTCTTGCCGAAGTGGAGCTGCTTGGCTCCGACTTGAGTGATCAGGATTCCGTGGCGAAAGCCATAGATGCATTGGATCTGGGAGACACTCAGCATGTTACTGTAGCGCTGTCCTTACCTACGGTTGGAATGGAAGGAACATCTATTACATGGGAGAGTTCGGATACAGCCATTCTGAATCAAAGCGGAAAAGTCGTGTCGCGTCCGGAGATCGGCCAGCCTGACAAGGTGGTAACCCTGACGGCAACCGTGCAAAAAGGCGCAGTAACGCAGAACAAAGCCTTCACCGTCATCGTCAAAGCAAAGACAAGTGTGGAAGCGCCTTATGAAGCGGGAACGGATTTTGTCAATGGCTTTGAGCCTACTGACACGCCAATGACCTGGAACAACGCACGAATCGCAAGCAAAAATGTAGGTGAATTCTGCTGCGGCATCGGCGGTATGGAATCCAAAGTCGGCGTTACGGATACGGATAAAGAGAACGCGCTGCTCTACTCGGGCAATGCGCTCTATGCCTCCGAGAATTATACGTACAGTCAAATATTTGATGCTGCTTTTGATATTAAGCCGTCAACGGTGTTGTCCTACCAGATCCTTCCTGAGGGACCGAATGCTCCTTCAAGCACATCGACGATCAGGAAGACCAGCGCCTATGCAGCCGTTGACCTGCTGTTTACAGATGGCTCCTACCTGCATGATTTGAATGCAATCGATCAGAACGGTATCCCGTTAACTCCTTTAGGTCAAGGCCAAGGTGGAAAGCTTCAGTTGGATGCATGGAACGAGGTGTCAGCGAATATCGGAGCTGTTGCAGCCGGCAAGATTGTGGATAAAATCTTGTTCTCATTCAATGCAACTGGTCAAACAGGTTACTTCCGCGGTTACGTGGATGATATTCAAATCCGTCACGAACAAAGCGCATCGCAAGCTCCAACTGCCGCTCTGGATGGCATATCACAAACAACACCGGGTCAAACCTTTGATTTGACCTATGCACTCAGTAGTGTGACCAATGCGACCTACTTCGCGCAGGATATCACGGTAAACTACGATGCCGACAAGCTGGAGTATGTCAATGCGTCTTCCTTGAATGAGCAATTCTTCGTTCTGGATCAAATTCAGACACCGGGTCAGGTTCGAATCATCACCGCAAATCCGGGCGGCGCTACAGCGGACGAAGCTCTAATGAAGCTTACTTTTAAGGTGAAAGGCCTTACGGAATCTGGATCCGCTACCGTGTCCTTATCCAAGATCATTGCTGCTGACAGTAGTGGTGCGGAATCGGAGATTGCAGGCGGAGCGCATACGATACTGATCAAATCTGCTGACAAAACAGCGCTTGCCGCACTGATTTTGCAGGTGCAGAGCAAGCATGACGCAGCCGTGGAAGGAACAAGAAACGGTCAGTATCCTATCGGATCCAAAGCGCTCTTGCAAGCGGCTATTGATCAGGCAGCTGCAGTAGCGGCGGATGAAGCAGCTTCGCAAGAAGATGTAGATCAAGCCGTTACGGCCTTGAATACGGCACTGCAAACGTTCGTATCCTCCGTGAACACCAAAACGCCTGGCGATGTGAACGGAGATGACAGGTACAGCGTAGGCGACCTTGCCCTTGTAGCGGCCAACTACGGCAAAGACTCTACAGACAGCAACTGGCAGCAAATGAAAGCTATGGACATCAATGGAGATGGAGTTATCAATCTCTTGGATCTTGCTGCAGTAGCAAGTAAAATTTTGGATGTAGAATAA
- a CDS encoding O-methyltransferase, translating to MKEDLAALLEELYQFGIDHDAVHQEKNMRMRNITPATGEFLTFMVHQVQAKRVLEIGTSNGYSTLWLAAAAQETGGSVTTLEFDAAKANLAHMNFQKSGLDSVIELIVTDAGLYLQQHEEEFDLIFMDSDRTEYVSWWPMILRVLRQGGLIAVDNACSHAEEIQPFLELVQSSNDVKVIRIPMEQGILLITRAVQVS from the coding sequence ATGAAAGAAGACTTGGCAGCTCTGCTGGAAGAGCTTTATCAATTCGGAATCGACCATGACGCGGTGCATCAAGAAAAGAACATGAGAATGAGGAACATCACGCCGGCAACCGGTGAATTCCTTACTTTTATGGTGCATCAGGTACAAGCGAAGCGGGTGCTTGAAATCGGTACCTCCAATGGGTATTCTACCTTATGGCTGGCTGCGGCCGCGCAGGAAACAGGAGGTAGTGTAACCACGCTGGAGTTTGATGCCGCCAAGGCGAATTTGGCTCACATGAATTTTCAGAAGTCTGGCCTTGATTCCGTCATAGAGCTGATCGTAACGGATGCGGGCTTATATCTACAACAGCACGAAGAGGAATTCGATCTTATTTTTATGGACTCCGACCGCACCGAGTATGTTTCCTGGTGGCCGATGATACTGCGAGTTCTCCGGCAAGGGGGACTGATTGCAGTGGACAATGCCTGTTCCCATGCAGAGGAAATTCAACCGTTTCTAGAACTGGTTCAAAGCTCAAATGATGTAAAAGTCATAAGGATTCCTATGGAACAGGGAATATTGCTAATTACTCGAGCTGTTCAAGTTAGTTGA
- a CDS encoding DUF3231 family protein, translating to MVYLKLANNTIIPNFRRDITADYVRLTAETLKFADDIIKEMVEKRWLEQPPKSPDRYELAGVPVR from the coding sequence ATGGTATACCTGAAGCTAGCGAATAATACAATTATTCCTAATTTCAGGCGCGATATTACCGCCGATTACGTTCGATTAACAGCTGAAACATTAAAGTTCGCAGATGACATCATCAAAGAGATGGTTGAGAAACGGTGGTTAGAGCAGCCTCCCAAGTCACCAGATAGATATGAATTAGCCGGTGTCCCGGTCCGGTAG